The Chroicocephalus ridibundus chromosome 4, bChrRid1.1, whole genome shotgun sequence genome contains the following window.
tgttgAGAGGTCATGTGTTTATGCATGTGAGACTTCCCTTGTTTTGGATTAGACCAGGAAAATCCTGATTAAAAACTTCCTTCAAGTACAACATATTAAAGtaaagatgtgatttttaaaacacCTGTAAAAATGCATTCCAATTGCTGGTCATTGTTACTTTGAAAGAAATGTCAGAGCCAAATATAAACTTGGATTAGGTGGAAGAAACATCTTTCTTACGATGGAATACTCAAAGTTAGAGAAATACGAAACAATTACCTGCTGAGAACAGTTCCCATTTGGCAAGGCTGGATTTGTGAACACAGAACTTCAAGCTGCCGTTGCTCAGTAGCTGGAATTGTTGCTTGAGGGTTTTGGTAGTTCTTTGGTAGCCAGTTGTAATCCATGCCAGTCTTTTGGACTTTTTGTTCATTCTCAATCTCTTGCACTAGTCGTTCGCGTTCTTTCAGGTGCCATTTCAGTTCCCTCAGTAGGGTTTTTGTAACTACTTCTGACCCAGAGTATCTTGTGGGTTTGTAGGAATCATTTTTTGACCACTTCATCCAGCcaaaaagtggcatttttaagctgtgaggggagagaaaaaaataaatttttcttatttttgtctgcttatttcctcaaaccaggacgctgTCCGACTGATGGTATTTATACCTGTAGACTTCCTTCTTAAGAGCTGAatgtttaaaggaaacttttttaatgattctaaaatattttgcagtacAACATAAGTAGTGATAACAATAATCACCAAGCCATAAGTAGATCTGACAAGCCTTGCATTTTATaatgttttccatctgttttctgaGTTAACGTAGCTATGTGAAGTTTATAGCATTTAAAAGTGCATATCTGTCATCTtggaaatacttcatttttttatCCTGATAGCACATagggtttaaaaacaaaaaaccaaaatactccCCCCCTTTgccaaactaaataaataaataaaaaaaccccaacccaaacacaaaagaccccaaaccaaacaacccctccttcaaaaaaaacccaccctaaaacaacaacaaaaccacaaacctcCAAAATTGGAAGTCACCCATACATTTAAAAAGTGATTAAATAAAGTTAAGTGCTGGAACTCCGAGTCATCGGTTTTTAAAACTTCGgtatatttttgtgttaaataaaTTCTTGTTTATATAACCTGGAAACAAGCATCTGGTGGAATAGGCTTTTAAAATTGCAGTTTGTTACAAATCATGCAGACACAAGCATACTAATtggaataaaataacataaattacCTTTGCCGTTTTCTGTGAACAGTGTCGTTCCAGGTGAGTTTGCTTGAAGGTCTCTTATTCTAGCATATCCTGTTTCCAGGCTGTTACTACTGCTGGAAGaaaacaaggttttttttcttttttctttttttctttttttttcatttactcaaaCTGTGCTTAGAAAAATGGTTTTCTGTACCGAATATGACAGTttaagtttttctgcttttaaggtTCTTTTTCATCCTCTGTACCAGAGAGAAGTAGCAATCCATTTAGCCTAACATGGTCTCTCAAATACTTTCTACAAAGTCCATTAAGATCTCCTACCTTTGAATTGAGTTCTGCCGATGGcagcgatttaaaaaaaaaaaaaaaaagatggtaacaATTTCAAATGCTTGTTGCTAAATCCATCCAAAGGTATTGTTGGTAGTGAGATGAATAATGATAGTCTGAAGCAACTACAGACGTGCTTCTAGCTAAAGTTAAGGCTGTCGTATGATGTGATGCTTGGCTGTGCATAGCTGTAGGTCACAGTTTAGAGCTGTATTTTTATGCCTGTAGAGTGCTAAAAATAACTATGTTGCTTTTATCATCAAACTAAACTTTCAGGCCATTGAGATGCTGGAAGACTTTTCTCCCATTAGAGGGGGGATCCGGCTGTTCTACTGTCATTTTTAAACAGCTAAGAATAGTCTTTCTCTAGTAAAGATCATCTAAAGCCTTTGTTAAGTGAGTGTTGACAGAAAAGAGCTATTTGACAGTTGCTCAGGATTTTGTTGCTATATTAAATAGTTCTTCCAGATGAATTTCATCAATCTCGTagtattctgctttttcattattCTGCATAGCTCttagcatttttaattaacattttaaatgtgtttaaagaAGCCAGTCTGTAACACCTATGGTGTGCCATGAAAGACACATTAATCTAATTAAAGGAATAGAATGATAAAGAGATGCAAATTGAGGTCAAACTGATCTAAAAAGCCCAGAATTGTAAGTCTTACCATAGACTTTGCTTCTCTCTCAACTGGCTGTCAGTTGCCTGCTCCCTCTTTCCTTGATGAGTATTTTGAGCGtatccatttttaaaattcattttcacgGATGGCATTGTGCACACTAAAGGTCGCTGAAGCAGGCATTTTCCGTTCCAGTTATCTGGTCTCTTCCTATTAATCTAAACAGTAGGCATGGTATACAAAACgccttctcttctgctctttcttgTTCTAATGACTCTCTTTGCTCCTCTAAGTATTTTTTGTTCCTACTTTTTTGCCCCCACTGGTGTGTCGAACTGTTCGGAGAACAAGGGTTCTGTAAATTTGTTCTAGATGTCATACAACATAAAGGATGACGTGTATGGCTGTTATTAAAGCTGATACTACTTATACATTGGAAAATTCAAATGTCAGTATTAATCCTCTTCAGCTGGAAGGTTTTCACATTGCATTGTATGTGGTACTGTGAAAAAGGAGGGGAGGTAGGTTTATGATGACAGAAGTGTCCTGACAGAttttcagatgaaattaaaatgcTCCTTGCCACCCCCTTTACAGCACAGTTAACATGTCATCACTTTTTTTCCACTGTATCAAATCAGAAAGTAAACTGCTGTACAGTATGAAACGATTGTAGTGTCTTTGCAAATTAAGGAGATGCATACTACTGGAAGGTGTACAAATGAATTAAATGAGAAACCTACAAgagtttggtttgttgttttttttttacctaatctTTGGTTGCATGATAAATTCTCTGAGGCAGGATACTGAgaatgatatttttctttccattggtAGGAGAACATTTAAGCTGAAAACTTGTATTGCTTCTACTTGTGTATCCATTTCAGATCTGTATTCAGAAAGAGATGACTGCTCACGTGAGGCTGGCATTGGGAACTGGAACTTCAAAGTAGAGCAGTATTTTATGCAGTTGCTAGCTGGTGGTTAATCCTGGAAACTGTGTAGTTACAGTTCCATCCAGCTATCCCTAAATATGCTCATggttctgcagtgctgtgtcgAGATGGAAGTTTGGGCTTGAATTTGGCTGATAGTGGGTCTGTTCCCTGAAGGCATTACTGAGGTTGTCTTTATTATTAACTACAGTTATTGTTATGATCTAACCTGGCGGGAGGGGGTGCTGTGTTTTGATTCCTCTCATTAATTTTTAGGCAGTTCCTAAAATCACAGTAATAAAATTACAAATGGTATGAAGTCTTTACTACATACCTTTaggtttcttgcctttttttttattttatttttttaaatgttctttgacTCTCTCATTATTGTGGAAAAACGTTTTGGTGTCCTCAACATTCATCAAGCAATCTTGCACTTTTCTTCAGTCAGTAAATTTATGTAACTTGGAGATGCTATGTTTTTACAAGTGATTTATGGCCTTAAGCTTCTAAATCTCTCGTATCTTTGGCACTTCATTTCTTTACTCAATTCTGTAACTTTTCTAAAAGTTTCAGTCCCAgcacttttgcttttcttactgtAGCAtaccaaaacagtatttttatagttttaatttcccttttctgaatttttctttggTGGTATTAGCGACTAAAACACATAATATTTGCGTGAGACCATAACATTAGTATTATAATGagtaatttttgtctttttttaataagccaTAATTTACTCTGCCACTGCAGCAGAGCTGTTGTttgttaattgatttttttcctgtaaattaaCCCTAACTGTATGTGTaatacaaaatgcaaactgaagattctttgaacttttttaaaactttccttcaacctttctttgttttcctaatttttgagGCAAGGAATGTAATGAATTCCTAAAGCATCTGTTGTTTCTGTAACTTAGTAATTTTCTTTGAACTGCAGTGAATTATATCTCCTCTTATGTAGGTAAAACAGAAAGGGTGTATTTTCATATAAACATTTCTTATGCTTTCTCTGAAGTTAAccattcttttttctgtagcatATTTTAGGCTTGTTTTCTGGTACTATTGTCAAATTGAACTGAGGGAGCAGCAAGAGTTGCTGGAGCCAAAGTGCAGATTTCCTTTCATTAATCAATTCAGACAATTTTAGTGGTCTTTCCTTTCTTGCTATGGCAGGTCCAGGTTCGTCAGCAAAGAGCCTTATTCCAAAACAATAGCCTTACAAGAGCACATGCTAATTGAAAATTGATAGGGTAAATAAGGAAATAAGGGTGGCAGCCAGTGGATAAAATGGGATCTCTTTCCTCGCATCCCTGTGTAAGACACACAggttatttatttctaattttaaatggCTATGTGtagaacagactttttaaaaaccttGGGTGATAGCTTATTTTTATCCTGTGGACTTCTTGGTACCAAAAGAATGTATTCCGAATTGTCagtgtcttcctctttctcctatACTCATCATTCTCCACCCAGTCCCAAGTAAATGGGGGGAGAATTCAGATGGAGGAAACATCAAACAGTTCTTACTTCTTGAACTAATTGCCAATTCTGCCAGCTTACAAAGATGTTTCTCACTTAGGCAGCTGGCTAGGAGACTGCGCAACCTGGTTTGTGGAGTTgttggaggagggaaggagaaaagaggaacttctcatttttcttctttctaagagagtacaaaatactttttctagCAACTCCATGAGCAATAACTAAATGATTGTATTGCACTATGTGTATGCTTTCCACTGCAGATTACTCTAGCTATGTAAGTTAAATACTCCTCTACTTCTTGGAagcctttttctgaaataataatagtaaaggAGGCCTGTGGAGAAGCTCTAATTGCATGGCCGTGCAGTTACATGTATTGACTTGTGTCTCCTGTGCCTTCAGACCATATAAAGAATAAATGGTTCACCTTAAGAGCGTCTGAGTAGAGCTAGGCAATCTAAAATAGAGGTTTGCATGGCAGAGCTCATGTGTAAGGAGGCTGTTAAACTTTTACATCAGTACGGGTGAGTGAAGACAACCACACATGGAACGATGGAACAATCTAAATGTATCTCTGCAATAGTTACTCTGCTTTGTTGTGATGAGAATTTCTTACGAGTTATGGTGTTGTATTTGGTTTCCTCATGGCTCTTAGCTGTAGTGCTTTCATGACATTTGGCTTACAAATACGGAAGTGAGGAATCATTGAGGTAGCTTAATTTACTTTCCCATAGTTACGTGAGTACACAAAGTAAGCATAATTTACATGAAATTACTCTAGAATAGATTAATATGGAGGTTCCCTACTGTCTTCAGTAAACGTAAACACAGCCTCTAATTTAGAAGCTGATCTTCATAATGACTGACTCTACGGATCACCAGTGAGAATAATAAGCATGCCCTGGTGCATGTGGCAAAACAGTTTCTActctgtttattattttctttcacccttaaaataaattcaaatatgaGGCACTGTTTCATTTACTGCTTGATTCATTCTGGTTAGTAGGAGGCATACTTGGGGAGTCTGTTACTAGTTCTTACTT
Protein-coding sequences here:
- the RD3L gene encoding protein RD3-like, producing MPLFGWMKWSKNDSYKPTRYSGSEVVTKTLLRELKWHLKERERLVQEIENEQKVQKTGMDYNWLPKNYQNPQATIPATEQRQLEVLCSQIQPCQMGTVLSRFREVLAENDVLPWEIVYIFKQVLKDFLTTIERENQQDQLVDAWNTNCSEHFSLRGDSSNKSDKDEIPTVSSYVDKNTQSMFPTFSHRIWNLPYYYPSS